In Candidatus Promineifilum breve, one genomic interval encodes:
- a CDS encoding peptidylprolyl isomerase: MKRFGLLLILIALLAVACAPGASETAVDQAESGETATETVPTEETTTETEATGEEAAATVEPAGGVDGDPTVVREDDWRKGNTVDPAVTIIEYADFQCPGCAGFAPLLEQLVTAHPDDVQIVYRHFPLTSIHANAQLSAEAAEAAGAQDTFWEYHALLFARQADWSSLDATAARQFFIDLAAELELDADQFATELDEGTHTARVSASEQEAMALGLPGTPSAIVNGQIVAGENLPRDIAAWEAFVGEEIKLKDLKSRQFSAAPEMTINQDARYLAHVAMASGETFTIELLPKSAPKTVNSFVFLARNGWFDNVTFHRVLPGFVAQTGDPSGTGRGGPGYMIPNEIDTSLSHNEAGVVAMANAGRDTNGSQWYITFGDVSQLDGGYTIFGRVIEGMAVVEAITPRDPSRNPSAPAGDAMTTITIEEILP; the protein is encoded by the coding sequence ATGAAACGATTCGGATTGCTCCTCATTCTTATCGCCCTGTTGGCTGTGGCCTGCGCCCCCGGCGCGTCGGAGACCGCGGTCGATCAGGCTGAGAGTGGGGAGACAGCGACAGAAACCGTGCCTACGGAAGAGACGACCACCGAAACGGAGGCCACCGGCGAAGAAGCCGCCGCCACCGTCGAACCGGCTGGTGGAGTAGACGGCGATCCAACCGTAGTGCGGGAGGACGACTGGCGCAAGGGCAACACGGTCGATCCGGCAGTTACGATCATCGAGTATGCCGACTTTCAATGTCCCGGCTGCGCGGGTTTTGCCCCGCTGCTGGAACAACTTGTGACCGCCCATCCTGATGACGTGCAGATCGTCTACCGTCATTTCCCGCTCACCAGCATCCACGCCAACGCCCAACTATCGGCCGAAGCCGCCGAGGCCGCCGGCGCCCAGGACACATTCTGGGAGTATCACGCGCTGCTGTTCGCCCGGCAGGCCGATTGGAGCAGCCTCGACGCGACCGCGGCGCGCCAGTTCTTTATCGACCTGGCCGCCGAGCTGGAACTGGACGCGGATCAGTTTGCGACCGAATTGGATGAGGGAACCCACACCGCGCGGGTTTCCGCTTCGGAACAAGAAGCGATGGCCTTGGGCTTGCCCGGCACGCCTTCGGCCATTGTCAATGGACAAATCGTTGCCGGTGAAAATTTACCCCGCGATATTGCCGCCTGGGAGGCATTCGTGGGCGAGGAGATTAAATTGAAAGACCTGAAATCCCGCCAATTCTCGGCCGCGCCCGAGATGACCATCAATCAGGATGCCCGCTATCTGGCCCACGTGGCGATGGCCTCGGGCGAGACCTTTACCATCGAACTGCTGCCCAAGTCGGCCCCCAAGACCGTCAATAGCTTTGTCTTCCTGGCCCGCAATGGCTGGTTCGACAACGTGACGTTCCATCGCGTGCTGCCCGGCTTTGTGGCCCAGACCGGCGACCCCAGCGGCACCGGCCGCGGCGGCCCCGGCTACATGATCCCCAACGAGATCGACACCAGCCTGTCGCATAATGAGGCCGGCGTCGTCGCCATGGCCAATGCCGGCCGCGATACCAACGGCAGCCAGTGGTACATCACCTTTGGCGACGTCAGCCAACTGGACGGTGGCTATACCATTTTCGGCCGGGTGATCGAGGGCATGGCAGTCGTTGAAGCCATCACGCCGCGCGACCCATCGCGCAACCCCAGCGCGCCGGCCGGCGATGCGATGACGACGATCACCATCGAAGAGATCTTGCCGTAG